Proteins found in one Brevibacillus brevis genomic segment:
- a CDS encoding MATE family efflux transporter codes for MNETYSLKEKWRQFLAVLLPILISQLALFSMTFADTIMSGHASPTDLAGVAIGASLWTPVQAGLTGILMAVMPMVAQMVGAGKQDQVSYTVMQALYLSVGIAVGVIIVGGLVLDPILNWMQLEPEVRTIARGFLHAIAIGIIPMFLYTVLRCFIDALGQTRVTMFITLLSLPINVLLNYALIFGNFGLPRLGGIGAGLASGITYWCILLITLFVVNRVHPFIEFGLFSKFHRISMKAWKELLKLGLPIGFSIFCEVSIFAAVTLFMSEYSTITIAAHQAAMNFASFLYMVPLSISMALTIVVGFEVGAKRFRDAKQYSYLGIGIALGIALLFGISLLMFSKQVAGFYTTDIEVLELAQHFLMYSILFLISDAVAAPIQGVLRGYKDVTVTFIVALISYWVIGLPLGYILAKFTSLAAFGYWIGLITGLAAGAIFLFGRLLSLQKRMIRSHS; via the coding sequence ATGAATGAAACCTATTCGCTAAAAGAAAAATGGCGACAGTTTTTGGCTGTTTTGCTTCCGATCTTGATCTCACAACTTGCGCTGTTTTCGATGACCTTCGCCGATACCATCATGTCTGGACATGCAAGTCCGACAGATTTGGCAGGGGTAGCGATTGGGGCTAGTTTATGGACACCTGTTCAAGCAGGCTTGACGGGGATTCTGATGGCTGTCATGCCGATGGTTGCACAGATGGTTGGGGCAGGGAAACAAGATCAGGTGTCTTACACGGTTATGCAAGCTTTGTATTTGAGTGTAGGGATTGCGGTCGGTGTCATCATCGTCGGTGGTTTGGTGCTTGATCCGATCCTGAACTGGATGCAATTGGAGCCTGAGGTGCGTACGATTGCTCGCGGCTTCCTGCATGCAATCGCTATTGGAATTATTCCGATGTTTCTTTATACGGTGCTCCGTTGCTTTATCGACGCATTAGGACAGACACGGGTAACAATGTTCATTACCCTGCTTTCGTTGCCGATTAATGTCTTGTTGAACTACGCTCTTATCTTTGGTAACTTTGGTTTGCCTCGACTGGGTGGAATCGGTGCCGGGCTTGCATCTGGCATCACATACTGGTGTATTTTGCTGATTACTTTGTTTGTCGTGAATCGCGTGCACCCATTCATTGAGTTCGGTTTGTTCTCCAAATTTCATCGGATCTCGATGAAGGCATGGAAAGAGCTGCTGAAGCTGGGGCTTCCTATCGGATTTTCGATCTTTTGCGAGGTTAGCATTTTTGCGGCCGTCACTTTGTTCATGAGTGAATACAGCACGATTACGATTGCTGCGCATCAGGCAGCGATGAACTTCGCATCATTCCTGTACATGGTTCCGTTGAGCATATCCATGGCGTTGACGATTGTCGTCGGCTTTGAGGTGGGAGCCAAAAGGTTCCGGGACGCGAAGCAGTACAGTTATTTGGGTATAGGTATCGCTCTTGGTATTGCCCTTTTGTTCGGAATCAGCTTGCTGATGTTTAGCAAGCAGGTGGCTGGTTTTTACACGACCGACATCGAGGTGTTGGAGCTTGCCCAGCATTTCTTGATGTACTCGATCCTCTTCCTGATCTCTGATGCCGTCGCAGCACCTATTCAAGGGGTACTGCGCGGGTACAAGGATGTGACCGTTACCTTTATCGTTGCGCTGATATCTTATTGGGTGATTGGCTTGCCTTTGGGATACATTCTGGCGAAATTCACTTCGCTTGCCGCATTCGGATATTGGATTGGTCTGATTACGGGATTGGCTGCCGGTGCCATCTTCCTTTTTGGACGTCTGCTGTCGTTACAGAAACGCATGATTCGCAGCCATTCATAA
- a CDS encoding lytic polysaccharide monooxygenase encodes MDNVGLRNKLFSKGLSLLFMLAMMLVAGAATLVFAEKVSAHGYIESPASRSYLCKTGQNTGCGQIQWEPQSVEGIGGFPQSGPADGEFTGAGRYPELYTQTADRWTKVTLQGGQNAFTWNLTAPHSTAEWKYYITKKDWNPNKPLARADLELFCSFQDGGKRPPFTVTQSCNVPTDRSGYHIILAVWEIADTGMAFYQAIDVNLINTGTGIVEKPTVPGNVTSVSQTATSIDLSWTKSVASEGIKQYDVYRDGKFIASTKETAYTDKDLTPATAYSYTVVAVDGKGKESEASKALTVRTKAEDIVDTEAPTAPAGIMTHHPTESEIDLMWSPSRDNVGVVKYEIYRDGSHVGTVDKPSFVDKGLTAGTSYTYTIKAVDAAGNISEESAPFAASTKDKKPEVPGEIAEWDSSAVYVQGDRVLYDGLEFVAKWWVTGEQPDRSDAWKLVSDVALSWDSGKAYDGGAQVNYEDKVYEAKWWTKGEEPGKADVWKLVE; translated from the coding sequence ATGGATAACGTAGGGTTGAGAAACAAACTGTTCAGTAAAGGGCTGTCGCTTTTGTTCATGCTGGCAATGATGCTGGTAGCAGGCGCAGCTACGCTCGTGTTCGCTGAGAAAGTTTCGGCTCACGGGTACATCGAATCCCCAGCGAGTCGCTCTTACTTGTGTAAGACGGGGCAAAACACAGGCTGCGGTCAAATCCAGTGGGAACCGCAAAGTGTGGAGGGGATTGGGGGGTTCCCGCAATCTGGTCCCGCCGATGGTGAATTTACCGGTGCAGGCCGCTATCCTGAGCTTTACACACAAACAGCAGATCGCTGGACAAAGGTTACCTTGCAGGGTGGACAAAATGCGTTTACTTGGAATCTGACAGCCCCGCATAGTACAGCGGAGTGGAAATATTACATCACGAAAAAAGATTGGAATCCTAACAAGCCGCTTGCCCGAGCGGATTTGGAACTGTTCTGCTCGTTTCAGGACGGAGGGAAAAGACCGCCATTCACGGTAACACAATCGTGCAATGTACCGACAGATCGTAGCGGTTACCACATTATTTTGGCTGTTTGGGAAATTGCTGATACGGGCATGGCTTTCTACCAGGCAATTGACGTGAATTTGATTAACACGGGAACAGGTATCGTAGAAAAGCCTACCGTTCCAGGCAATGTGACTTCCGTATCGCAAACAGCTACAAGCATTGACCTTAGCTGGACAAAATCCGTGGCATCTGAGGGAATCAAGCAATACGATGTGTATCGCGATGGCAAATTCATCGCATCTACGAAAGAAACAGCTTACACGGACAAAGATTTGACGCCTGCTACGGCTTACAGCTACACCGTTGTGGCTGTTGATGGCAAAGGGAAAGAGTCTGAGGCTAGCAAAGCACTGACCGTTCGCACAAAAGCAGAAGATATCGTGGATACAGAAGCACCGACGGCACCAGCAGGTATCATGACTCACCATCCAACAGAGTCAGAAATCGACCTCATGTGGAGCCCTTCTCGAGACAATGTGGGTGTGGTGAAATACGAGATTTACCGTGATGGCTCCCATGTAGGAACAGTTGATAAGCCTTCCTTTGTCGATAAAGGATTAACGGCAGGAACATCTTATACGTATACGATCAAGGCAGTTGATGCAGCAGGAAATATTTCCGAAGAGAGCGCACCTTTTGCTGCAAGCACAAAGGATAAAAAGCCTGAAGTACCGGGTGAAATCGCTGAGTGGGATTCCTCTGCTGTGTATGTACAGGGCGACCGCGTCTTGTATGATGGACTGGAATTCGTAGCAAAATGGTGGGTAACTGGTGAACAGCCAGACCGTTCCGATGCGTGGAAGCTGGTAAGCGATGTCGCACTGTCGTGGGATTCCGGCAAAGCGTATGATGGCGGAGCGCAAGTGAACTACGAAGACAAGGTTTATGAGGCAAAATGGTGGACCAAGGGCGAAGAGCCAGGGAAAGCCGATGTATGGAAGCTTGTTGAATAA
- a CDS encoding adenine deaminase, whose translation MKVDLLIQDVQVFNSYFKKFIKGNVAVLDERFFYIGERSTETFEAAEIVDGQGRYMIPGLVDIHLHIESTMVTPETFSFGLIQNGVTTIVPEPHEMANVFGIEGIKEMIRASRDCVVDMLYAIPSSVPATSMETTGGSVEIADMDELLRSEEIICLGEIMNYVDIIKDPDCKTNRILEHIRKTYPKLVIEGHVPKLLDLDLHRVIYAGVDSDHTHQTREGMEARIAAGMFLEIQEKSMTDEVMDYLIKEDVSEHFCFVTDDVMTDSLVNRGHLNHIVKKAIQMGMKPERAIYASTFTPARRMNMTDRGAVAPGKIADFLLVSDLHEFKIERVYKNGKKAYDAKEEYRQVVKEKQFPAHFYESIKLSPLTEKDFRVTVDVPDNRYPCRVMLVQNGSTFTEDHRGIAEVREGQLLWEESPYGLIAVFERYGINGNRGYGLISGDTIKRGAVATSYSHDNHNLLVVGHNPHDMMVAANEVIRNQGGFYVVEDGKVIASLHLPVGGILTEEPLEKTAKEVEQLRRAMESLGYNHYNPIMSISTHSLPVSPALKLTDLGLIDVNDGKIVPLLLM comes from the coding sequence GTGAAGGTCGATTTGTTGATTCAAGACGTCCAAGTATTTAACAGCTATTTTAAAAAGTTCATCAAAGGAAACGTCGCTGTTTTGGATGAACGATTCTTCTATATCGGTGAGCGGAGTACGGAAACATTTGAAGCTGCCGAGATCGTGGATGGACAAGGCCGCTACATGATTCCAGGTCTGGTCGATATACACTTGCATATTGAGAGCACGATGGTGACGCCGGAGACGTTTTCCTTTGGCCTGATTCAAAACGGAGTGACGACGATCGTACCGGAGCCGCATGAGATGGCCAATGTGTTCGGAATCGAAGGGATCAAAGAGATGATTCGCGCGAGCCGTGATTGTGTCGTTGATATGCTGTACGCGATCCCGAGCTCCGTACCAGCTACCTCAATGGAAACGACGGGTGGGTCTGTCGAGATTGCAGATATGGACGAGCTATTGCGATCCGAAGAGATCATTTGCCTCGGCGAAATCATGAACTACGTAGACATCATCAAGGACCCTGACTGCAAGACGAATCGCATCCTGGAGCATATCCGCAAGACGTATCCAAAGCTCGTCATCGAGGGACATGTTCCGAAATTGCTTGATTTGGACCTGCATCGCGTCATTTATGCGGGAGTGGACTCTGATCATACGCACCAGACGCGTGAGGGCATGGAAGCGAGAATCGCAGCGGGCATGTTTCTGGAGATTCAAGAAAAATCGATGACGGATGAAGTCATGGACTATTTGATCAAAGAGGATGTTTCCGAGCATTTTTGCTTTGTGACGGATGATGTGATGACCGATTCCTTGGTCAATCGTGGACATTTGAACCATATCGTGAAAAAAGCCATTCAAATGGGCATGAAGCCAGAGCGTGCGATCTACGCAAGTACATTTACTCCAGCCAGACGTATGAACATGACGGATCGAGGGGCGGTTGCTCCCGGCAAAATAGCGGATTTCCTGTTGGTGTCTGATCTGCATGAATTCAAGATCGAACGCGTCTACAAAAATGGGAAGAAAGCTTACGACGCTAAGGAAGAGTACCGACAAGTAGTTAAAGAGAAGCAGTTTCCTGCGCATTTTTATGAGAGCATCAAGCTATCGCCACTGACAGAGAAAGACTTCCGCGTCACAGTAGATGTGCCGGATAATCGCTATCCATGTCGGGTCATGCTCGTTCAAAACGGTTCTACTTTCACAGAGGATCACCGTGGAATCGCTGAGGTACGGGAAGGGCAACTCTTGTGGGAGGAGAGTCCGTACGGCTTGATCGCCGTCTTTGAACGCTATGGCATAAACGGGAATCGCGGTTACGGCTTGATCAGCGGCGATACGATCAAGCGAGGTGCGGTAGCCACCAGCTATTCGCATGACAACCACAATCTCTTGGTTGTCGGACACAACCCGCACGACATGATGGTCGCAGCCAATGAAGTCATCCGCAATCAGGGCGGCTTTTACGTGGTAGAGGATGGCAAGGTGATCGCGAGCCTTCATTTGCCGGTCGGAGGCATTTTGACAGAGGAACCATTGGAAAAGACTGCAAAGGAAGTCGAGCAACTTCGCCGTGCCATGGAGTCGCTCGGTTACAATCATTACAACCCGATCATGTCGATCAGCACACATTCCTTACCGGTCAGTCCAGCCTTGAAGCTGACGGATCTGGGGTTGATCGATGTAAATGACGGGAAAATAGTTCCGTTGCTCTTGATGTGA
- a CDS encoding ABC transporter ATP-binding protein yields MALLTLENVSVAYDNQYILQNFNLNIEKGQLISLLGPSGCGKTTTLRLIAGFLEAKDGRFMFEGKDYTRVPVNKRNFGFVFQSYALFPHLSVFDNVAFGLRLRKVNETEVKTRVQQILEVVSLGGYEKRFPKELSGGQRQRVAIARALVIQPDLLLFDEPLSNLDANLRINMRVEIRRIQQELGITTVYVSHDQEECFSISDQVAIMNKGVIEQLDDPATIFKYPKTEFIARFIGFTNFIDFAERTEQNGEIGLRVGDHHFTASKNPGTANPSGKKCAMRPDDLLVTTEEGVEPGMNRLRGTVKVSTFLGRSYQYVVETELGDFTVNQEMETPYKTGLNVNLLFPKDKVVLVD; encoded by the coding sequence ATGGCATTGCTCACGCTGGAAAACGTATCGGTTGCCTATGACAATCAATATATATTGCAAAACTTCAATCTCAATATCGAAAAAGGACAGCTCATCTCTTTGCTTGGTCCGAGCGGTTGCGGAAAGACGACGACGCTGCGTTTGATTGCGGGTTTTCTGGAAGCAAAAGATGGACGATTCATGTTTGAAGGAAAAGATTATACGCGTGTTCCGGTAAACAAACGCAACTTCGGGTTTGTGTTCCAGAGCTATGCGCTGTTTCCGCACCTTTCTGTTTTCGATAACGTGGCGTTTGGTTTGCGCCTGCGCAAGGTCAATGAAACAGAGGTAAAGACCCGGGTGCAGCAAATTCTCGAAGTCGTGAGTCTCGGCGGCTACGAAAAGCGTTTCCCGAAGGAGCTGTCCGGTGGTCAAAGACAGCGCGTGGCGATTGCGCGAGCACTGGTGATTCAGCCTGACCTGCTGCTGTTCGATGAGCCGCTTAGTAACCTCGATGCCAACCTGCGGATCAACATGCGCGTAGAAATCCGTCGTATTCAGCAGGAGCTGGGAATTACGACTGTGTACGTATCGCATGACCAGGAGGAGTGCTTCTCCATTTCTGACCAGGTGGCGATCATGAACAAGGGTGTGATCGAACAGCTCGACGATCCAGCCACCATTTTCAAATATCCAAAGACTGAGTTTATCGCTCGCTTTATTGGTTTTACCAACTTCATCGACTTCGCGGAGCGCACCGAGCAGAACGGAGAAATCGGCCTGCGTGTCGGTGATCATCATTTTACCGCGTCCAAAAATCCGGGCACGGCGAATCCATCCGGCAAAAAATGCGCAATGCGACCAGATGACCTTCTCGTCACGACAGAAGAGGGCGTCGAGCCGGGAATGAACCGTTTGCGCGGGACGGTAAAGGTAAGCACGTTTTTGGGACGCAGCTATCAATATGTCGTGGAAACAGAGCTGGGCGACTTCACGGTCAATCAAGAGATGGAGACGCCGTACAAGACTGGCCTAAACGTCAATCTGCTGTTTCCAAAAGACAAAGTGGTACTCGTGGACTAA
- a CDS encoding ABC transporter permease, with amino-acid sequence MQEKNRGLALFTSLVFLFLLGPLIIISFTSFEPGSVLKFPPEGFSWRWYENIFEVEMFMTTFKTSMLVSLLGNLLALLLGIPAAYALSRFDFRGKGILNGIFISPVLIPGIVMGFAMLKYVIVVYDLPIYAGLLVGHTVLMLPFIIRVIASSLSNFDFAIEEAALSLGAGRLETFFKVVLPNIRSGIIAAILIAFLESFNNVDISVFMTGPGVSTLPIQMLTYVENNFDPTIAAISVLLMIFTAILMFIIERLMGLSYFTKR; translated from the coding sequence ATGCAGGAGAAAAATCGCGGGTTGGCCCTGTTTACCTCTCTCGTCTTTCTGTTTTTGCTAGGGCCGCTCATTATCATTTCTTTTACGTCGTTTGAGCCGGGGAGCGTCTTGAAGTTTCCGCCGGAGGGTTTTTCCTGGCGGTGGTACGAAAACATTTTTGAGGTAGAGATGTTCATGACGACGTTCAAGACGTCGATGCTCGTTTCTTTGCTGGGAAATCTCTTGGCGCTCTTGTTGGGGATTCCGGCAGCTTATGCACTCAGTCGCTTTGATTTTCGCGGCAAGGGCATTTTGAATGGCATTTTCATCTCACCTGTCCTGATTCCGGGTATCGTGATGGGTTTTGCCATGCTGAAATACGTCATTGTCGTATACGATTTGCCGATCTATGCGGGACTTCTCGTCGGTCATACGGTGCTGATGCTTCCGTTTATCATTCGCGTCATTGCATCTTCCTTGTCCAACTTTGACTTCGCTATTGAAGAAGCGGCGTTAAGCCTTGGGGCAGGTCGTCTCGAAACCTTTTTCAAAGTCGTCTTGCCGAATATTCGCTCCGGGATTATTGCTGCGATTCTGATCGCTTTTCTGGAGTCGTTCAACAACGTAGATATCTCTGTTTTCATGACGGGACCAGGGGTAAGCACGCTACCGATCCAGATGCTAACGTACGTAGAAAACAACTTCGATCCGACGATCGCCGCGATTTCCGTGCTGCTCATGATTTTTACGGCTATTCTCATGTTCATCATTGAACGTCTGATGGGGCTTTCCTACTTTACAAAACGATAA
- a CDS encoding ABC transporter permease gives MRKTGLYLLLLPGVLFLTLFMVIPIVMTIASTFYQDGSFTIQGYLQFLTDAYFLKIMLTTLQVSLVTTIACVLIGFPAAYYISKLGPRKKGILLALAIFPLLTSSVVRSFSWMIILGKKGLLNSSLLAIGLIDKPLEILYTPTAMMIGLIHLFLPLIIITLVGVMENIDPDLLKAAESLGASKLTAFWKVIVPLSVPGLIIGSILVFVGSLTAYTTPALLGGKQRVISTFLYQNAITLNDWHLASVIATIMIVITFVVIYFMNKLATKLNPKG, from the coding sequence ATGAGAAAAACGGGTCTTTATTTATTGCTGTTGCCGGGTGTGCTGTTTTTGACGCTGTTCATGGTCATTCCGATCGTGATGACGATTGCGTCCACCTTTTATCAGGATGGTAGCTTTACGATCCAAGGCTATCTCCAATTTCTTACCGACGCGTACTTCCTGAAAATTATGCTGACAACGTTGCAGGTCAGTCTGGTCACGACGATTGCGTGTGTTCTGATCGGTTTTCCTGCCGCGTACTACATTTCCAAGCTTGGCCCACGCAAAAAAGGCATCCTGCTGGCATTGGCGATTTTTCCTTTGCTGACCAGCTCTGTCGTGCGGTCGTTCTCTTGGATGATTATTCTCGGAAAAAAGGGCTTATTGAACAGCTCGCTGCTTGCCATCGGGCTCATCGATAAGCCGTTGGAAATATTGTATACGCCGACTGCGATGATGATTGGTTTGATTCATTTGTTCCTGCCGCTGATCATTATTACGCTGGTAGGGGTGATGGAAAATATCGACCCAGATTTGCTGAAGGCGGCGGAAAGCTTGGGTGCTTCCAAGTTGACGGCCTTCTGGAAGGTCATTGTGCCACTTAGTGTGCCAGGACTCATCATCGGTAGCATTCTCGTGTTTGTCGGAAGCCTGACCGCCTACACCACGCCTGCCTTGCTGGGTGGAAAACAGCGGGTCATCTCCACGTTTCTGTATCAAAATGCGATTACGCTCAATGACTGGCATTTGGCATCTGTCATTGCCACGATCATGATTGTCATAACATTTGTCGTCATCTATTTCATGAACAAGCTGGCGACGAAATTAAATCCGAAGGGGTAG